From one Oncorhynchus keta strain PuntledgeMale-10-30-2019 chromosome 30, Oket_V2, whole genome shotgun sequence genomic stretch:
- the commd5 gene encoding COMM domain-containing protein 5, with product MSSSHVKVAVGAAKDSSFLGGRIPSEIEIMAKQLKDLDQEMFRKILKAVVSAIEGKDCRESMKAIAENAALPEERLSYVVAGMYRLLKEALRIPTSSLKQEVFKEDLRELRIPEEFITDFASVVFGNRRTALEAVATQQGPRLPSLKDFRWRVDVAISTSSLARALQPSILMQMKLSDGKAHRFEVPVCKFQELRYNVALILKEMNDLEKRSVLKIQD from the exons ATGTCGTCAAGCCATGTCAAAGTCGCGGTTGGTGCAGCCAAAGACTCAAGTTTTTTGGGAGGAAGGATACCATCAGAAATCGAAATCATGGCTAAACAGCTGAAGGATTTAGACCAAGAAATGTTTAGAAAAATACTGAAAG CGGTGGTGAGTGCTATTGAGGGCAAGGACTGCAGAGAATCAATGAAGGCTATCGCGGAAAATGCTGCCCTCCCTGAAGAACGGTTGAGTTATGTTGTGGCTGGAATGTACAGACTCCTAAAAGAGGCATTACGTATCCCCACATCATCGTTAAAACAAGAG GTCTTCAAAGAAGATCTAAGGGAACTAAG GATACCTGAGGAATTCATCACAGACTTTGCAAGTGTGGTGTTTGGCAATCG ACGAACAGCACTGGAGGCAGTGGCTACACAGCAGGGGCCTCGATTACCCTCCCTGAAGGATTTTAGATGGAGAGTGGATGTGGCCATATCAACAAG CTCCCTAGCTCGTGCCTTGCAGCCCTCCATTTTAATGCAGATGAAGCTCTCAGATGGAAAGGCCCATCGCTTTGAG GTTCCTGTTTGCAAGTTCCAAGAACTCCGATACAACGTTGCGCTTATTCTCAAAGAGATGAACGATCTGGAGAAGAGAAGCGTTTTGAAGATCCAAGATTAA
- the LOC118371216 gene encoding LON peptidase N-terminal domain and RING finger protein 3-like, whose product MGTDSTDCMLLLAVEAFKSKNFGLAADIYECQMLLLRDPGKQQDLLVKRADALAFTGKLNEAFEIYRKAAEIERLRPVHLENLIKYLSNSIKINDGTHSQSNRQETNSYCVGYDAFTCRICYRFLYEPVTLPCGHCFCKKCLDREKTPVCCKECNDMTNFNDVDNYRVNVVLSNLLSKWFPVQLLAVHLRREGNGLYSEKTDSALEKYNKAIQIAPRDHVLYSNRSQINSSLNNYQDTLHDAEMACKLMPRWSMGHIRNAQALVTLGKCEEALREYLVVIALDPESKLAKTEVQNILSDLLAPVTDQVHRRILDCTSLLSSRSRFKGGALNTSSCIITTSYKEYKNIIASDEKLTLSPTMSESKTDGSFETCSGKKRENQVNVCHPSVTNRSVFLKRSSSEDSQLDSSDICKRSRYEVTQNEQATSWSTGLAGLIDPTDLECSLCMRLFYEPVTTPCGHTFCLKCLERCLDYNPKCPLCKMDLKEYLSESKYNKTVLVENLICTYLPSELIDRQKVNAEEIADLSNLNKNVPIFVCTMAFPTVPCPLHVFEPCYRLMIRRCMEMGTKQFGMCLDDNLKGFADYGCLLEIRNVEFFADGRSVVDTIGKRRFKVIEHHQRDGYNTADIEYLEDIKVEGVTEKELQSLHDAVYDQALIWVNSLRAEQMERIVGHFGPMPEKNSEPQASPNGPSWCWWLLAVLPLQGRAQLPFLALTSLKDRLSGIRRVLLFMTRNRSSR is encoded by the exons ATGGGAACGGATAGTACAGATTGTATGCTGCTTCTTGCGGTAGAAGCGTTTAAATCTAAAAACTTCGGGCTCGCAGCAGACATATACGAATGTCAAATGCTGCTCCTCCGTGACCCTGGTAAGCAGCAAGATCTGTTGGTGAAACGAGCCGATGCCCTGGCATTTACTGGCAAATTGAACGAAGCTTTCGAAATCTACCGAAAAGCGGCTGAAATCGAGAGACTCCGACCAGTCCATCTGGAGAATCTTATTAAATATCTCTCTAACAGTATTAAAATAAATGATGGGACACACAGTCAAAGCAACAGGCAGGAGACGAACTCTTATTGCGTTGGATATGATGCATTTACCTGCAGAATATGTTATAGATTTCTATACGAGCCAGTTACCTTGCCTTGTGGACACTGCTTTTGCAAAAAGTGCCTGGACAGAGAAAAAACGCCTGTCTGCTGCAAAGAGTGCAATGACATGACTAATTTCAATGATGTGGACAATTATAGAGTGAATGTTGTTCTTAGTAACTTGTTATCAAAGTGGTTTCCAGTTCAATTACTTGCTGTTCATCTGAGACGTGAGGGGAATGGACTATATTCAGAGAAAACGGATTCTGCTTTGGAAAAATACAACAAAGCAATACAAATAG CTCCAAGGGACCATGTTCTGTACAGCAACCGATCACAGATCAATTCCAGTCTGAATAATTACCAGGATACCCTCCATGATGCAGAGATGGCATGCAAGCTCATGCCTCGTTGGTCCATG GGACATATTAGAAATGCACAAGCTCTTGTCACTCTGGGGAAATGTGAAGAAGCGTTAAGAGAGTACCTGGTCGTCATTGCATTAGACCCTGAGAGTAAACTAGCAAAAACAGAGGTGCAAAATATTCTGAGTGATCTCCTGGCCCCTGTCACTGATCAAGTACACAGAAGAATCCTGGACTGCACAAGTCTACTATCTTCCAGAAGTAGATTTAAAGGTGGCGCCCTGAACACCTCAAGCTGCATCATCACCACATCTTACAAG GAATACAAGAATATCATTGCCTCTGACGAGAAGTTGACGTTGTCGCCCACGATGAGTGAATCTAAGACAGATGGCTCGTTTGAGACATGCAGCGGAAAGAAAAGAGAAAATCAGGTGAATGTCTGCCATCCCAGCGTCACCAACAGGAGCGTCTTCCTCAAACGTAGCTCGTCCGAGGACAGCCAATTGGACAGTAGCGACATCTGCAAGCGTTCCAGATATG AAGTGACCCAGAATGAACAGGCAACTTCCTGGAGTACAGGGCTTGCTGGCCTCATAGACCCGACTGACCTGGAGTGTTCTCTGTGTATGAG GCTCTTTTATGAACCAGTCACCACTCCTTGTGGACACACCTTCTGTCTGAAATGCCTCGAGCGATGTCTGGACTACAACCCCAAGTGTCCTCTCTGCAAGATGGATCTGAAAGAGTATCTGTCAGAAAGTAAATACAACAAGACTGTCTTGGTGGAGAACCTCATCTGCACGTATCTGCCATCCGAGCTCATAGATAGGCAGAAAGTCAATGCGGAGGAGATTGCAGACTTATCGAA TCTAAACAAGAACGTGCCTATATTTGTTTGCACCATGGCCTTCCCCACAGTTCCATGCCCTCTTCACGTCTTTGAGCCCTGCTACCGGCTGATGATCCGCAGGTGTATGGAGATGGGCACCAAGCAGTTTGGAATGTGCCTCGATGATAACCTCAAAGG ATTTGCAGATTACGGTTGCCTCCTGGAGATCCGAAACGTGGAATTCTTTGCAGATGGCCGCTCCGTTGTTGACACCATCGGGAAAAGAAGGTTTAAAGTCATTGAGCACCACCAGAGAGATGGGTACAacacagcagacattgaataCCTGGAAGACATTAAG GTGGAGGGTGTGACAGAGAAGGAGCTGCAGAGTCTACATGATGCAGTGTACGACCAGGCCTTAATCTGGGTCAACTCCCTCAGAGCAGAACAGATGGAGAGGATCGTGGGTCACTTTGGGCCCATGCCGGAGAAAAACTCTGAACCACAG GCCAGCCCCAATGGGCCGTCCTGGTGCTGGTGGCTGCTGGCAGTCCTTCCTCTGCAGGGTCGAGCCCAGCTGCCCTTCCTTGCCCTGACCTCCCTGAAGGACAGACTCAGTGGCATCCGCAGAGTACTCCTCTTCATGACCCGCAACCGCTCCTCTCGGTGA